Proteins co-encoded in one Sulfurimonas sp. HSL1-2 genomic window:
- the rplC gene encoding 50S ribosomal protein L3, giving the protein MEYIVEKIGMSRTISVPSTPVTLLKVKEAKVCEVENGRAIVAYNDGKKMNKSIEGQQKKYDLPKEFNRFVTLTVSNTEAGDLETAPLGEAKVVKASFNTKGRGYTGVMKRWNFAGGPGAHGSRFHRRPGSIGNCEWPGRVQPGRKMAGQYGNTQVTVKNEVISYDAENGILVVAGSIPGANGAMGRVKVVK; this is encoded by the coding sequence ATGGAATATATTGTTGAAAAAATCGGTATGAGCCGTACTATCAGCGTTCCGAGTACTCCGGTAACGCTTCTGAAAGTCAAGGAAGCAAAGGTCTGCGAAGTCGAAAACGGCCGCGCGATCGTTGCATACAATGACGGCAAAAAGATGAACAAGTCTATCGAAGGTCAGCAGAAGAAATACGACCTGCCGAAAGAGTTCAACCGTTTCGTCACGCTGACTGTCAGCAACACGGAAGCCGGTGATCTTGAAACTGCACCCCTGGGTGAAGCGAAAGTGGTCAAAGCCTCTTTCAACACAAAAGGTCGCGGTTACACCGGTGTTATGAAACGCTGGAACTTTGCTGGGGGTCCGGGTGCACACGGTTCACGTTTCCACCGCCGTCCGGGTTCTATCGGTAACTGTGAATGGCCGGGCCGCGTCCAGCCGGGCCGCAAAATGGCCGGTCAGTACGGTAACACTCAGGTCACCGTCAAAAACGAAGTGATTTCTTACGACGCAGAGAACGGCATCCTCGTCGTCGCGGGTTCTATCCCGGGCGCAAACGGTGCTATGGGTCGTGTAAAGGTTGTTAAATGA
- a CDS encoding EAL domain-containing protein: MKGSSLLHLSKHFREADDIRLRLLRLLYDNFSGAAIVIWFNASLFVYILWPVADHTQLLFWYAFISGITLIRVVDTSLFFRQKLPTYSQWYKRLFLGVLFSAIAWGAIPLIFFAAVAPIYQMFIILLTVGMSAGALSTLAADLRLSFIYLFALLVPLAYRLLEADSPIYFASFILVLAFIIVVIRTAREFHLSLVESYRNLELYHHAKARLSKSEQRLHMMFEQAPIGIFYYDNDLVIVDANNALCAFLHAERDQLVGLHLRDLPDQRPLRGAYHDDNYTRYGVYEGPYHTKLRGLDLWIKVEFIPIVDDRGGMIGGMAMFTDKTQEHNAMKQAEFLALHDPLTRLPNRELLKERIRQLLKEDRRLAHFSALLFLDLDRFKHINDSAGHLVGDQLLVETARRLETLLRESDTLSRLGGDEFVILLPVIASDEDGTVRHAFQVAEKIHEALRQPYRIEGHQLYTSCSIGITTLESFPDDIDEVLRRADTAMYQAKEEGRDRTRFYDPEMDQKARDYLHTQQRLRHAIDTDGFTLCYQPIVQIATDRVIAAEALLRWHDEIGNEISPAHFIPVAEESGMIRAIGEWVIDETCRQISTWEAEGIFNLEYISVNISPRQLIESDFADVIVESVRRHGIAPEQLRLEITETALIENFDKTKKLIDTLNAEGVKFIIDDFGTGYSSLSYLKQFAFSALKIDQSFIRDILQDPKDAALVRAIIDIARQFGYQVIAEGVEEEAQREMLRENDAAVAYQGYLCSEAKEAAAFAEHLHKKGC; encoded by the coding sequence ATGAAGGGATCGTCACTGCTCCACCTCTCCAAGCATTTCCGGGAAGCCGACGACATCCGGCTGCGCCTCCTCCGGCTTCTCTACGACAACTTCTCGGGTGCCGCCATCGTCATCTGGTTCAATGCATCGCTTTTCGTCTATATCCTCTGGCCGGTCGCAGACCACACGCAGCTGCTGTTCTGGTACGCCTTTATCTCGGGCATCACCCTGATCCGTGTCGTCGATACGAGCCTCTTTTTCCGGCAGAAGTTACCGACCTACAGTCAATGGTACAAGCGTCTGTTCCTCGGCGTCCTCTTTTCGGCTATCGCCTGGGGGGCCATCCCGCTGATCTTCTTCGCCGCGGTCGCCCCCATCTACCAGATGTTCATCATCCTTCTGACCGTGGGCATGAGTGCGGGCGCCCTCAGTACCCTTGCGGCGGACCTGCGCCTCTCGTTTATCTATCTCTTCGCCCTGCTCGTCCCCCTGGCCTACCGTCTGCTTGAAGCGGATTCACCGATCTATTTCGCCTCGTTCATCCTCGTCCTCGCCTTTATTATCGTCGTCATCCGCACCGCCCGCGAGTTTCACCTCAGCCTCGTCGAGAGCTACCGCAACCTCGAGCTGTACCACCACGCGAAAGCGCGCCTCAGCAAAAGTGAACAGCGACTGCACATGATGTTTGAACAGGCCCCCATCGGGATCTTCTACTACGATAACGACCTGGTCATCGTCGATGCCAATAACGCATTGTGTGCTTTCCTCCATGCCGAACGCGACCAGCTCGTAGGGCTCCATCTGCGGGACCTCCCCGATCAGCGACCCCTGCGCGGCGCCTACCACGACGACAACTATACCCGTTACGGCGTCTACGAAGGTCCATACCATACCAAGCTGCGGGGCCTGGACCTCTGGATCAAAGTGGAGTTCATCCCCATCGTCGATGACCGCGGCGGCATGATCGGCGGCATGGCGATGTTCACCGACAAGACCCAGGAACACAACGCCATGAAGCAGGCGGAGTTCCTCGCCCTGCACGATCCGCTGACACGGCTGCCCAACCGGGAGCTGCTCAAAGAGCGCATCCGCCAGCTGCTCAAGGAGGACCGCCGTCTCGCCCACTTCTCAGCCCTGCTCTTTTTGGACCTGGACCGCTTCAAACACATTAACGACAGCGCCGGCCACCTTGTCGGTGACCAGCTGCTCGTCGAGACGGCCCGGCGTCTGGAGACGCTGCTGCGCGAAAGCGATACCCTCAGCCGTCTCGGGGGAGATGAATTCGTCATCCTGCTGCCCGTGATCGCCAGCGATGAGGACGGGACCGTCCGCCACGCCTTCCAGGTCGCGGAAAAGATCCACGAAGCCCTGCGGCAACCCTACCGCATCGAAGGCCACCAGCTCTATACCTCCTGCAGTATCGGGATTACGACCCTGGAAAGCTTCCCCGACGATATCGACGAAGTCCTGCGCCGCGCCGACACCGCGATGTACCAGGCCAAGGAGGAGGGGCGCGACCGTACCCGGTTCTACGATCCCGAGATGGACCAGAAAGCCCGCGACTACCTCCATACGCAGCAACGGCTCCGCCATGCGATCGATACGGACGGCTTCACCCTCTGTTACCAACCCATCGTTCAGATCGCGACCGACCGCGTCATCGCCGCCGAAGCGCTGCTGCGCTGGCATGACGAGATCGGCAACGAGATTTCCCCGGCCCACTTTATCCCGGTCGCCGAGGAGTCGGGGATGATCAGGGCCATCGGCGAATGGGTCATTGACGAAACGTGCCGGCAGATCAGCACCTGGGAAGCGGAGGGGATCTTCAACCTGGAGTATATCTCCGTCAATATCAGTCCCCGCCAGCTCATTGAAAGCGACTTCGCCGACGTCATCGTCGAAAGCGTCAGGCGCCACGGCATCGCTCCCGAACAGCTGCGGCTCGAAATCACGGAGACGGCACTCATCGAGAACTTCGACAAGACGAAAAAGCTCATCGACACACTCAACGCCGAAGGGGTCAAGTTCATTATCGACGACTTCGGTACCGGCTACTCCTCCCTCTCCTACCTCAAACAGTTTGCCTTTTCGGCCCTCAAGATCGACCAGAGCTTTATCCGCGACATCCTGCAGGACCCCAAGGACGCAGCCCTGGTGCGCGCCATTATCGACATCGCCCGCCAGTTCGGCTACCAGGTCATCGCAGAGGGGGTCGAGGAGGAAGCGCAGCGCGAGATGCTGCGTGAGAATGACGCCGCCGTCGCCTACCAGGGGTACCTCTGCAGCGAAGCGAAAGAGGCTGCGGCATTTGCAGAACATCTGCACAAAAAGGGGTGTTAA
- a CDS encoding alkaline phosphatase PhoX — translation MKFDKTITMLSASAAALLMLSGCTEDGSNGVDGITPNANEATLISFSELSAPVLDEEKSSLRATDSVTYLKTGKTASIGFMKLMATADVNNGETFGLLKDHTDAAISFTDGSPYICNGTNSGDGSGLDHSSILRANGRIFMVNQFECGIGGMYGMELQQNNGTLSVKPDSMQYISQKADFGGWVHCAGMTTPWESHLGSEEYEPDAKKIEDTLDPSTKLTSNSRFNEVTKFYWKDENNANATADNNPYFYGWIPEVKVDASVATPVFDYTKHFSMGRAAWELAYVMPDERTAYLTDDGTNVGFYMYIADAAQDLSAGTLYAAKWIQTSDEGAGKADLMWIKLGHATDAEIRTIVAGEPVFSDIFAYEAPVGDACNPGYTYVNTAMGKECLQVKTGMEKAAAFLETRRFAAMKGATTEFRKEEGVTFDPDHNLLFVAMSEVRKGMTDDAGDIRLSENKCGAVYGLNINGETQTAYDSEQAMIDSNYVVHNMHAVVEGAPASYPEGSAYESYTCAVSGIANPDNVTYLAGQNILTIGEDTGAHPNDFVWAYDVVSEKLTRIISTPYGSETTSPYWERDVKGYDYLTVVTQHPFGEVSTGDVEYGLVGQATDAQKESFVGVVGPFKF, via the coding sequence ATGAAGTTTGATAAAACCATTACGATGTTATCCGCCTCGGCAGCAGCACTGCTGATGCTCAGCGGCTGTACCGAAGACGGTTCCAACGGCGTTGACGGGATCACCCCGAACGCGAACGAGGCGACGCTGATCTCCTTTTCGGAGCTGAGCGCCCCTGTCCTCGACGAGGAGAAATCCAGCCTCCGCGCCACGGACAGCGTTACTTACCTCAAAACGGGGAAAACGGCGTCCATCGGCTTTATGAAGCTGATGGCGACAGCCGATGTGAACAACGGCGAGACCTTCGGTCTGCTCAAAGACCATACGGATGCGGCGATCAGTTTCACCGACGGCAGCCCGTACATCTGTAACGGTACGAACAGCGGTGACGGTTCGGGTCTGGACCACTCTTCCATCCTGCGCGCGAACGGCCGTATCTTTATGGTCAACCAGTTCGAATGCGGCATCGGCGGCATGTACGGTATGGAGCTGCAGCAGAACAACGGCACCCTCTCCGTCAAACCGGACTCCATGCAGTACATCAGCCAGAAGGCGGACTTCGGCGGCTGGGTTCACTGTGCCGGTATGACGACGCCGTGGGAATCCCACCTCGGTTCCGAAGAGTACGAGCCCGATGCGAAAAAAATCGAGGACACGCTCGATCCGTCCACGAAGCTGACCAGCAACTCACGCTTCAACGAGGTGACGAAGTTCTACTGGAAAGACGAGAACAACGCGAACGCGACGGCGGACAACAACCCGTACTTCTACGGCTGGATCCCGGAAGTCAAAGTGGATGCTTCTGTAGCAACACCGGTTTTCGACTATACAAAACACTTCAGCATGGGGCGTGCGGCGTGGGAACTCGCCTACGTTATGCCGGATGAACGTACGGCGTACCTCACCGATGACGGCACGAACGTCGGTTTCTACATGTATATTGCCGATGCGGCGCAGGATCTGAGCGCGGGGACACTGTACGCGGCCAAGTGGATCCAGACGTCTGACGAAGGTGCGGGCAAAGCCGACCTGATGTGGATCAAGCTGGGCCACGCGACGGATGCGGAGATCCGTACGATCGTTGCCGGCGAGCCGGTCTTCAGCGATATCTTCGCATACGAAGCACCGGTGGGCGATGCCTGTAACCCGGGGTACACCTACGTCAACACGGCGATGGGCAAAGAGTGTCTGCAGGTCAAAACGGGCATGGAGAAAGCGGCTGCCTTCCTCGAAACACGCCGTTTCGCCGCAATGAAGGGCGCAACGACCGAGTTCAGAAAAGAAGAGGGTGTCACTTTCGACCCTGACCACAACCTTCTGTTCGTCGCGATGAGCGAAGTCCGCAAGGGGATGACGGACGATGCGGGTGATATCCGTCTTTCCGAGAACAAGTGCGGTGCGGTCTACGGACTGAACATCAACGGGGAGACGCAGACAGCCTACGACTCGGAGCAGGCGATGATCGACAGCAACTATGTCGTTCACAACATGCATGCGGTTGTCGAAGGTGCGCCGGCATCCTACCCGGAAGGCTCTGCGTATGAGAGCTACACCTGTGCGGTCAGCGGTATTGCCAACCCGGACAACGTTACCTACCTCGCGGGACAGAATATCCTGACGATCGGCGAAGATACCGGGGCGCACCCGAACGACTTCGTCTGGGCCTACGATGTCGTCAGCGAGAAGCTGACCCGCATCATCTCTACACCGTACGGTTCCGAGACGACGTCTCCGTACTGGGAGCGCGACGTCAAAGGGTATGACTACCTCACTGTCGTCACGCAGCACCCCTTCGGTGAAGTCTCCACCGGCGACGTAGAGTACGGCCTCGTCGGCCAGGCGACGGACGCGCAGAAAGAGTCCTTCGTCGGTGTCGTCGGACCGTTCAAGTTCTGA
- a CDS encoding FtsX-like permease family protein codes for MSKATFALALKMAWFNLWRRARRSALVILMIAGSMTAMLAIEGLYDGMVKTMRESTIRSDSGEISVYAPDFRLYQSLEYAIADDRPLLAALDADPAVAAYSVRLSQTGLASTARKSAMGRLVGIDLEAEERFGQLSGFVKAGKIDWGRRQNGCAIGKKLAEDLGVEVGHRLVFSSQNDQGDISAVSLYVTAIVQTSNLLIDNQTIYVALPRSRTFSGLGANGATQVAVRLAEPLQTEAVAARLKAAFPGLDVETWQTLYPVLKQMQEMMVIFNSITFAIVMLVVLIGIFGVMLVSVLERTREFGILIALGTPQSQLRIQVAAEALVLGVVGFVLGACTSYAALWYLQTQGLDLREYAAGLEAFGYNAVVYADIKSRYFTNTFLAIIAAALVSVLLPMRRLKKLNPIEVIQV; via the coding sequence ATGTCTAAGGCGACCTTCGCGTTGGCACTGAAGATGGCGTGGTTCAACCTGTGGCGCCGCGCCCGACGCTCCGCGCTCGTCATTCTCATGATCGCCGGCAGTATGACGGCGATGCTCGCCATCGAGGGGCTTTACGACGGGATGGTCAAGACGATGCGCGAGAGTACGATCCGCAGCGACAGCGGCGAGATTTCCGTTTATGCCCCAGATTTCCGCCTCTACCAGAGCCTGGAGTACGCCATCGCCGACGACCGCCCCCTGCTGGCGGCACTCGATGCGGACCCGGCGGTCGCCGCCTACTCCGTCCGGCTCTCGCAGACCGGCCTGGCGTCGACGGCGCGCAAATCGGCGATGGGACGTCTGGTCGGCATCGACCTGGAAGCCGAAGAGCGCTTCGGGCAGCTCTCCGGTTTTGTCAAAGCGGGAAAGATCGACTGGGGGCGGCGGCAGAACGGCTGCGCCATCGGCAAGAAACTGGCGGAGGACCTGGGCGTCGAGGTGGGGCACCGCCTGGTCTTTTCCTCGCAGAATGACCAGGGGGATATCAGTGCCGTCTCGCTCTATGTGACGGCAATCGTGCAGACGTCGAACCTGCTCATCGACAACCAGACGATCTACGTCGCCCTGCCGCGCAGCCGCACCTTTTCAGGGTTGGGTGCGAACGGCGCGACCCAGGTGGCCGTGCGGCTGGCTGAGCCTTTGCAGACGGAAGCGGTTGCCGCGCGGCTGAAGGCTGCCTTCCCGGGGCTTGACGTCGAGACGTGGCAGACGCTCTACCCGGTGCTCAAACAGATGCAGGAGATGATGGTCATCTTCAACTCCATCACCTTCGCCATTGTGATGCTTGTGGTCCTCATCGGCATCTTCGGCGTCATGCTCGTCTCTGTCCTGGAACGCACTCGCGAATTCGGCATCCTCATTGCGCTGGGTACTCCCCAGTCGCAGCTGCGCATACAGGTCGCCGCGGAGGCGCTGGTGCTGGGTGTGGTCGGCTTCGTCCTGGGCGCGTGTACAAGCTACGCCGCCCTGTGGTACCTGCAGACGCAGGGGCTGGACCTGCGCGAATACGCGGCGGGGCTGGAGGCGTTCGGCTACAACGCCGTCGTGTATGCCGACATCAAGAGCCGCTACTTTACCAATACCTTCCTGGCCATTATCGCGGCGGCGCTCGTTTCGGTGCTGCTGCCGATGCGAAGGCTCAAAAAGCTTAATCCTATCGAGGTGATACAGGTATGA
- the rpsJ gene encoding 30S ribosomal protein S10: MEKIRLKLRAYDHRVLDRSVSSIVEAVKRTGAEIRGPIPLPTKIRKYTVLKSVHVNKDSREQFEIRMHARLIDIVSATPDTVDSLMKLDLAPEVDVEVRSMDK, from the coding sequence ATGGAAAAGATTCGTTTGAAACTGAGAGCGTACGATCACCGTGTACTGGATCGTTCGGTTAGTTCTATTGTAGAAGCTGTAAAGCGTACGGGTGCGGAAATCCGCGGTCCGATTCCGCTTCCGACAAAAATCCGTAAATATACGGTTCTCAAATCCGTTCACGTCAACAAAGACAGCCGTGAGCAGTTCGAGATCCGTATGCACGCCCGTCTGATCGACATCGTCTCCGCTACGCCGGATACGGTCGACTCTCTGATGAAACTTGATCTGGCGCCGGAAGTGGATGTAGAAGTCCGCTCGATGGACAAGTAA
- a CDS encoding ATP-binding protein, producing MTELLEKYYRQDLHAGGYVERKFSVPEHSFCLSGVALSGKTMLVKHYLLQQRKASYLYIDCSDIRLDTDRFNAQIRSFCNTHDIETVVLDNYRPELLRPAVSQLILIGRELTDTQDLAHYRLFPLDFEEFLAFERKYDESALNDFLQLGGFPVMHRTPSEERNLLLQRTFKTALGDIGFDLMQLAARLYTQKVSAFMLYERLKSERKISKDMLYRHYEKLIAEGYLHAVAKFDHPRATKKLYLCDIALKNALVFQKHFGRLFENMVLAELVKHRTQIFYEEQIDFYLPESGRVILCMPFGTKEILFKKIEQAEAFIVTHGVKKVEVITMSSESSLHHPFVEAEMIPFAQWALSDEG from the coding sequence ATGACCGAACTGCTGGAAAAGTATTACCGCCAGGACCTTCACGCAGGCGGCTATGTCGAACGCAAGTTCTCGGTGCCGGAGCACTCCTTCTGCCTCAGCGGCGTCGCCCTCAGCGGCAAAACCATGCTCGTCAAACACTACCTGCTGCAGCAGCGCAAGGCCTCCTACCTCTACATCGACTGCAGCGATATCCGTCTTGATACCGACCGCTTCAACGCCCAGATCCGTTCGTTCTGCAATACCCATGACATTGAAACCGTTGTGCTGGACAACTACCGGCCGGAGCTGCTGCGCCCCGCCGTATCGCAGCTGATCCTCATCGGCCGCGAGCTAACTGACACCCAGGACCTTGCCCACTACCGTCTTTTCCCCCTGGATTTCGAAGAGTTCCTGGCTTTCGAGCGCAAGTACGATGAGAGTGCCCTCAACGACTTCCTGCAGCTGGGGGGATTCCCGGTGATGCACAGGACCCCTTCCGAGGAGCGAAACCTCCTGCTGCAGCGTACCTTCAAAACCGCCCTGGGCGATATCGGCTTCGACCTGATGCAGCTGGCCGCCCGCCTCTACACCCAGAAGGTCTCCGCTTTCATGCTCTACGAACGGCTCAAGAGCGAACGCAAAATCTCCAAAGACATGCTTTACCGGCACTATGAGAAACTGATTGCCGAGGGGTACCTGCACGCCGTGGCCAAGTTCGACCACCCCAGGGCCACAAAGAAGCTCTACCTCTGCGACATCGCCCTCAAAAACGCCCTGGTCTTCCAGAAACACTTCGGTCGCCTTTTCGAAAACATGGTGCTGGCCGAACTCGTCAAGCACCGAACACAGATCTTCTATGAGGAGCAGATCGACTTCTACCTGCCCGAAAGCGGCCGCGTCATTCTCTGCATGCCCTTCGGGACCAAGGAGATCCTCTTCAAAAAGATCGAACAGGCAGAAGCCTTCATCGTTACCCACGGGGTGAAGAAGGTCGAAGTCATCACGATGAGCAGCGAATCCTCCCTGCACCACCCCTTCGTCGAAGCGGAGATGATCCCCTTTGCGCAGTGGGCACTGAGCGATGAGGGCTGA
- a CDS encoding FtsX-like permease family protein, producing the protein MMFGLALKNILHYKGRTVVTFALTFFSSLLFIVYVALMDGSHAHMLKSALDVYENALHVYKKGYREEGGYDYLLTDVSAEEALLARTAGITAYAPRLESFALLSTPRDSVGAMVVGIDPGRERRLSKMAEARREGRYLDDNDTNALYIGSELAVRLKIGVGDTVALIGTATDDSFAADNFRVVGIFKTGLFEFDASSAFVNKTYYDTLMLSGDMASYIVASVDDLAALPQTVKAVQSGLARGLEAVPWTVLMHAQVEAMEVDSVFGYISMGVFFVVIFFVIMIFSFLNIVGRTRELGMLRAIGLSPRNVSALLLLEMLLIALSAVGASVAVGAPIAWYYELHPVVIEGIAEAYRDYGIVDDQIPMRFDWFTIGWNAGVVFALNMLAVLYPIAVVKRYTPVEAMHHV; encoded by the coding sequence ATGATGTTCGGACTGGCGCTGAAAAACATCCTGCATTACAAAGGGCGGACCGTCGTTACCTTCGCCCTGACCTTTTTCAGCTCCCTGCTCTTTATCGTCTACGTCGCCCTGATGGACGGTTCGCATGCGCATATGCTCAAAAGTGCCCTTGACGTCTACGAAAACGCCCTGCATGTCTACAAAAAAGGGTACCGCGAAGAGGGCGGTTACGATTACCTGCTGACCGACGTTTCCGCGGAGGAGGCACTGCTGGCGCGCACGGCGGGGATCACGGCCTACGCCCCGCGCCTGGAGAGTTTTGCGCTGCTCTCGACCCCCCGCGACTCCGTCGGGGCGATGGTGGTGGGTATCGACCCCGGACGGGAACGCCGGCTGTCCAAAATGGCCGAAGCACGCCGCGAGGGGCGCTACCTCGACGATAACGATACCAATGCGCTTTACATCGGCAGCGAACTGGCGGTAAGGCTTAAAATAGGGGTCGGCGATACGGTTGCTCTCATCGGCACGGCGACGGACGACTCCTTTGCCGCCGACAACTTCCGGGTCGTCGGTATCTTCAAAACGGGCCTTTTCGAATTTGACGCCTCTTCCGCGTTTGTGAACAAGACGTACTACGACACGCTGATGCTGAGCGGGGATATGGCGTCGTACATCGTTGCTTCCGTCGACGACCTTGCGGCGTTGCCGCAGACGGTCAAAGCGGTGCAGTCCGGCCTGGCCAGGGGGCTGGAGGCGGTGCCGTGGACGGTGCTGATGCATGCGCAGGTGGAAGCGATGGAGGTGGACAGTGTTTTCGGCTACATCTCGATGGGGGTCTTCTTCGTCGTCATCTTCTTTGTCATCATGATTTTCAGTTTCCTCAATATCGTCGGGCGGACCCGGGAGCTGGGGATGCTGCGCGCCATTGGCCTCTCTCCCCGGAACGTCTCCGCGCTGCTGCTGCTGGAGATGCTGCTGATAGCCCTCTCTGCCGTCGGGGCTTCCGTGGCCGTCGGGGCGCCGATCGCCTGGTACTATGAACTGCACCCCGTCGTTATCGAGGGGATCGCGGAGGCGTACCGTGATTACGGGATCGTCGACGACCAGATCCCGATGCGTTTCGACTGGTTCACCATCGGCTGGAACGCGGGGGTCGTCTTTGCGCTCAATATGCTGGCGGTCCTCTACCCCATTGCGGTCGTCAAACGTTACACCCCCGTGGAGGCGATGCACCATGTCTAA
- the rplD gene encoding 50S ribosomal protein L4: MSAIVLNENFEKASELALPESFSGINPHNLYLYVKAYQAGLRADTASAKTRSEVRGGGKKPWAQKGRGGARAGSRRSPVWVGGAVVHGPNTGRNYDQKVNKKQKKLALNFALDALANEGKLFIVDSIEIASGKTKDAKAMFDKLGVRDALLVKSIVDENTFLAFRNIQSTYLVEENELNAFLASAYRAVVIEKAVWENLTKES; the protein is encoded by the coding sequence ATGAGCGCTATCGTATTGAATGAAAATTTTGAAAAAGCATCCGAGCTTGCACTGCCGGAAAGCTTTTCGGGTATCAACCCGCACAACCTCTACCTGTATGTGAAAGCATACCAGGCGGGTCTGCGCGCTGATACTGCTTCCGCGAAGACCCGTTCCGAGGTTCGCGGCGGCGGCAAGAAACCGTGGGCACAGAAGGGCCGCGGTGGTGCACGTGCCGGTTCACGCCGTTCGCCTGTATGGGTTGGCGGTGCGGTTGTTCACGGTCCGAACACCGGCCGTAACTACGACCAGAAAGTCAACAAGAAGCAGAAGAAGCTCGCGCTGAACTTTGCCCTTGACGCTCTGGCGAATGAAGGCAAACTCTTCATCGTTGATTCGATCGAGATCGCGTCAGGCAAAACGAAAGATGCCAAGGCAATGTTTGACAAGCTGGGCGTCCGCGATGCGCTGCTCGTCAAGTCCATCGTTGATGAGAACACGTTCCTGGCCTTCCGTAACATCCAGTCAACTTACCTGGTTGAAGAGAATGAACTGAATGCATTCCTGGCATCAGCATACCGCGCTGTCGTTATCGAAAAAGCGGTATGGGAAAATCTGACTAAAGAGAGCTAA
- a CDS encoding ABC transporter ATP-binding protein: protein MIELRRVNKYFYKDTEREVHALRDIDLTVETGEYGVITGPSGCGKTTLLNAIGALDAIDSGSITIDGTELSGLDEGARSRLRLEQIGFVFQAYNLVPVLTVRENIGFIMKLRGFAPEAIEQRVAEVAKLLEIEEKLDAMPGHISGGQQQRVAVARAVAAKPKLILADEPTANLDSRNSGHLMAMMKQLNAVEKITILFSSHDDYVVEQARRIIKLNDGQVVR, encoded by the coding sequence ATGATCGAACTGCGCAGAGTGAACAAATATTTTTACAAGGATACGGAGCGCGAGGTGCACGCCCTTCGCGATATCGATCTCACCGTCGAGACGGGGGAGTACGGGGTGATCACCGGGCCGTCTGGCTGCGGCAAGACGACGCTTCTAAACGCCATCGGGGCGCTCGACGCCATCGACAGCGGCTCCATCACCATAGACGGCACCGAACTCTCCGGCCTTGACGAGGGGGCGCGCTCGCGGCTGCGGCTCGAGCAGATCGGCTTCGTCTTCCAGGCCTATAACCTCGTCCCCGTGCTGACCGTACGTGAGAACATCGGCTTCATTATGAAGCTGCGCGGTTTTGCGCCCGAAGCGATTGAACAGCGGGTGGCGGAGGTGGCGAAGCTGCTGGAAATAGAGGAGAAGCTCGACGCCATGCCCGGCCATATCAGCGGCGGTCAGCAGCAGCGCGTCGCCGTGGCCCGGGCGGTGGCCGCCAAACCGAAGCTCATCCTCGCCGACGAACCGACGGCCAACCTCGATTCGCGCAATTCAGGGCACCTGATGGCGATGATGAAGCAGCTCAACGCGGTCGAAAAGATCACGATCCTTTTCTCTTCGCATGACGATTACGTCGTGGAGCAGGCGCGGAGGATCATCAAGCTCAACGACGGGCAAGTTGTGCGATGA
- a CDS encoding outer membrane lipoprotein-sorting protein, whose amino-acid sequence MRLLVVWLSTTLLLFGSEASDIVKKVEDNLRGKDVYMKLEMVITSARHKRTVRIESWAEGKTKSFMKILYPPKDRGITFLKLDKQLWQYVPKIERIVKIPPSMMLQSWMGSDLTNDDMVKESSMVDDYDAEILEKTAETVTIAFTPKPDAAVVWGRIVSTIDRRTYTQIHDVFYDDFGSAVREMFYSDVKIFGSHHLPTVMRIKPLEKGKEKNETLVLLSDVVYDRGVSGSYFTKQALKRYSR is encoded by the coding sequence ATGCGGTTACTGGTGGTCTGGCTCTCGACAACGCTCCTACTGTTCGGTTCCGAGGCATCCGACATTGTCAAAAAGGTCGAGGATAACCTGCGGGGCAAAGACGTCTACATGAAGCTGGAGATGGTCATTACCTCGGCCCGGCACAAGCGGACGGTACGGATCGAGAGTTGGGCCGAAGGGAAGACGAAGAGCTTTATGAAGATCCTCTACCCGCCCAAAGACCGCGGCATCACCTTTTTGAAACTCGACAAGCAGCTTTGGCAGTACGTGCCGAAGATCGAACGAATCGTCAAGATCCCGCCGTCGATGATGCTGCAGAGCTGGATGGGGAGCGACCTTACCAACGACGACATGGTCAAAGAGAGCTCGATGGTCGACGACTACGATGCGGAGATCCTCGAAAAGACGGCGGAGACGGTGACCATTGCGTTCACCCCGAAACCCGATGCAGCCGTCGTGTGGGGACGGATCGTCTCGACGATCGACCGGCGCACCTATACGCAGATCCACGATGTCTTTTACGACGATTTCGGCAGCGCGGTACGCGAAATGTTCTACAGCGACGTGAAAATCTTCGGCAGTCACCATCTCCCGACGGTGATGAGGATCAAACCGCTGGAGAAGGGCAAGGAGAAGAACGAGACGCTGGTACTCCTCTCCGACGTCGTCTACGACCGGGGCGTGAGCGGCAGCTACTTCACGAAGCAGGCGCTCAAACGCTACTCGCGCTAG